AAAAATGAGTCCACTTACTAGTTTGAAGTACGATTTTGTTTTATGCACACATACAGCCTGTTTCAAACCACTGGGGTTGCAGCTAAACCACTGGGGAAAACTACTTACACTTAGGCAACACTTTAATTTAACTGTAATTACAGTCAGAGCTTGCCATGTTTAATGACAGGGCAGTTTTACTGATAggtctttgccacgtttccCCTCCTGggaaaataaatagattttacTTCGCACTTTTACAATCTTGCTAACCACACCACTTAACGCACAGATATATTCCTCGAGAGCTTTTGAACCTTTTTTGATCTaacatattttactttttttatttgtaaagtaTGCCAGTCTGCTGTAACAATACCTGTCCATGTTTGTGAGTGACCATATGCTGCAAACATTGCCTTTTTTGGGGATTGATGGTGGAAACTCTGGGCTGACTTTACTGAGCTGATAATCACCTTCGTGCGACTTCTGAGCATAATTACCAATGTTAGGGCAAGTAACAGCTCTGTAGTACAGGGAAGCATTTACTTGGACTTCtgtacagtctttttttttttttaaccagatgCCACATGCTGATCATTATAAAGAACGTCAGTTTAAGCCACTTCCACattgattacatttttcagtcCTGGAAGCTAcaaccatcttttatatacagattGTGATTTGTCAAGTCACAGACCTCCATTAATTAATaccaattttaaaaagttaaaatccATTGAGCCACGGTGTTGTAGTGGGTGACGAGAACAGTCCTTTAATCTCACCTTTCTTTAGAGCAGTAGGAAGCCCTAATTGCCTCAACTGGGGTTCCATTGAGTGAGTAAACTGTTCAAGGGGTCCCTCATCCAGCGTCACATCCATCTGAGCCTGGTTTCCTGCGCGAGCATAATCCACCTCTTTGAAATGACTGAAATATCTGTGGGTAAAGAACATCGCTTAGTGATTCAATGAAGACATTGGAGGATCACAGCAACAAAGATGAATTTAGCAAAGCCTTACTCTTGTACTTCctcctttgttttatttgtgaataGTACACCCACTTCTCCACGCAGATGCTTGCCGACCTGAACATTATCAAAAGGAATAAACATATTGAGTGGCGGCAGTAAACCACAGCAGTAACTTTTCAAGTTTGTCTGAGATCTTGCTTACCTTGTGCAAATTATCTTTGTATTCATCTGTATCTCTTTTCCCCAGAGCAATAATCATGACTTTATTTTTGCCGAAGAAGAATCTGTGGAACAGAGATGAGATCATTTACGCTGTTGAATAAATATAGGCTCTTTCCAAATACTTGTTTAACATTTTTGAGAACTTTGGTTCATATCAACATGCTGCAAGATAGgattcataaaaaaaacaaaacacaaatcatAATGatgctgactttttaaaaaatgattgatATTTAAGCTGATTGCTGACCAATAACAATCAATAGACAAGATGTTTAACTATGAGATAATATGGTTACTTTTCTTCTAGAAAAATCCACACTATTGTACCCATTCAGTAATGTTCCTTATCCCATAGTCAACGTGTATATTAATTGTACTATTTTACCAAAAACTTTAATTTCCATACTTAAAAAGGAGTTATAAGCAAGAAACCCCCAAAATAGTATCTCTTCTACACACAAAAGACTAACCTATAGAAAACTCTGTTTCATGCCTTTAATTcaatttctcctcctcttctctttgaTGTAATTTTACCTCCACTTGACTGTAACTGCAGAAGTGCATCCTACTTACTGGCTCTGTTAAaataatcaagcctactaacaGGCAACTTAAGATGAGGGGGAAAATGTAGTCGTTAGAGACTGTAACTGATGCCTCATACTATACGACAGTGGAAAACTGACACCTAAAGAAGAACACATGCAATCTAGAGGAAATTGGCCACAAAATctgaatttttttaaagtttctatGACCTTGCCATATACCTGCTCGCACTACTGCACTCAAATAAAATTAAGACAAGGAAAAACCTAAAGCAATATTTTGCAAATttcatggtaaatggactcCTTCTTGagcattcaaagtgctttatacaacatatATAATTCAAATAAACGTTCATACATGCACTGTTTTCTATCTCTAAGtgttttctatctaacattcacacattctttgtcatatttttcatGCCAAATGCTTTTAGTTGGTCATAGGTCTACATATTAGACAGTCTACTTTAGCGCCCAGACTGTTCTACTTATTAGTCATGCTGTTGTAATATATGCATTAGCATTTTCTTGCTGaaacatggatggatgggagTATGTTTAAACCTTTATATACCTCTGAGTACTTTCCAAACATGTAGACACTGATCCAGGTTTTTACCCAAGTTCTGATAACAAGTTCTTTAGTCTGGAAAACAGGGCGTCCATATTTTGCTGCTATCAAATTCAAACTAAGCTagatttttaccttttttcagTTCAAAAAATTTGATACGTTTTCTAAGTTCTATTGTGGATATGGGTTTAGGTGATTTACACGTCATATCtatattttacacagcatcccaataTCTTACAAATTGGGGTTGTCCAtgtaataatttctttctcGAAGGGCTCCAACATAAGTAGAGGTGGCAATGCCACCAAGAAAACCAAGTGCAACCCGATCcttgatacacacacacgtacagtggggcaaaaaagtatttagtcagccaccgattgtgcaagttcccccacttaaaatgatgacagaggtcagtaatttgcaccagaggtacacttcaactgtgagagacagaatgtgaaaaaaaaatccatgaatccacatggtaggatttgtaaagaatttattcgtaaatcagggtggaaaataagtatttggtcaataacaaaaatacaactcaatactttgtaacataccctttgttggcaataacagaggtcaaacgtttactataggtctttaccaggtttgcacacacagtagctggtattttggcccattcctccatgcagatcttctcgagagcagtgatgttttggggctgtcgccgagcaacacggactttcaactcccgccacagattttctatggggttgaggtctggagactggctaggccactccaggactttcaaatgcttcttacggagccactcctttgttgctcgggcggtgtgttttggatcattgtcatgttggaagacccagcctcgtttcatcttcaaagttctcactgatggaaggaggttttggctcaaaatctcacgatacatggccccattcattctgtccttaacacggatcagtcgtcctgtccccttggcagaaaaacagccccatagcatgatgtttccacccccatgcttcacagtaggtatggtgttcttgggatgcaactcagtattcttcttcctccaaacacgacgagttgagtttataccaaaaagttctactttggtttcatctgaccacatgacattctcccaatcctctgctgtatcatccatgtgctctctggcaaacttcagacgggcctggacatgcactggcttcagcagcggaacacgtctggcactgtgggatttgattccctgccgttgtagtgtgttactgatggtgacctttgttactttggtcccagctctctgcaggtcattcaccaggtccccccgtgtggttctgggatctttgctcaccgttctcatgatcattttgaccccacgggatgagatcttgcgtggagccccagatcgagggagattatcagtggtcttgtatgtcttccattttctgatgattgctcccacagttgattttttcacaccaagctgcttgcctattgtagattcactcttcccagtctggtgcaggtctacaatacttttcctggtgtccttcgaaagctctttggtcttggccatggcggagtttggagtctgactgtttgaggctgtggacaggtgtcttttatacagatgatgagttcaaacaggtgccattcatacaggtaacgagtgggggacagaaaagcttcttacaaaagacgttacaggtctgtgagagccagagattttccttgtttgaggtgaccaaatacttattttccaccctgatttacgaataaattctttacaaatcctaccatgtggattcatggattttttttcacattctgtctctcacagttgaagtgtacctctggtgcaaattactgacctctgtcatcattttaagtgggggaacttgcacaatcggtggctgactaaatacttttttgccccactgtaccttaGTGCAGTACTAGGACTGAGCCTTGAAATCAGAACCCTAAGATGTCATTACCTgaagtgaaaagggaaagaccatctctgaatcgaggagggggcctaggGGTATATCTTTCGCCATcgtacaatgctgtgattgcagccattccccaactctctgtgaatggtactcatggctattgatcagtgggctttgatcagtagttgttgatcaatggtcatgagaatttgcataatcatgatgaaggaactgacctcccaccccattgttccttcagtgggctggtttcggtcattatgcaaatgtactgtttataagactggggaaaccggcagtcagctgagactgaagaagtcacttggatgagtgacgaaacgtttctcccactgaaaacgctacgtccagatgaacagaatcaacttttggagatgtcATTATTACCTGCTGTGTTTCCACGCTGTCCGGATGTCTTTCAGCTTGTTATTCCTCATATTAGCCACCGAGAATATGAACAGGTTTCTGTAGGTGTCCACACATTCCCGCAACTAAAGAATAGAAATGAGGTTTAGGTACTTCAGGTGTTTTGGAACAGACCTAGCCTAGCTGAACTTAACACGTACAAGATGGTGACTGCAGCACTGAAAATACTCACCTCCTGAATTAGCTTCTGTTTTGACTCCAGCCCCTTCTTGGCTGTTTTCGTTAAAGAAACTGAGGAGAAAAATGCGAAAACTCACGATGAACAAATGTCAGCCAGCAGTTTGCGTATACACGTGCATGTATCAATGAGCAGCCAGGAGTACAACCATGCTGAGGCAGTTAAGCTAACGCTAGCTTTAGTTAGCTCACTTTTGGTAGCTTTCACTAGTGAAAAAGAAGTTTTACAAATACAACATCACTTAAAACACTTCACCGACGCCCATATGCTTTTACACTTGAAAAAGATGTACTGTGCTTTACTCACTCTTCTTATCTCTCTTTGATTTCGGCATGATTCCTCCTCACGATGCCacagcagcagacacacacacgtgaaGTGGAAGGACCCCAagtgtttctgttttgcatGGCTGACCGTGTACTgcctgacataaaaaaaaagcgTTATATAtgtattaataacaataaatgcTTGACTTCTATAATTTTGTCACCTTAAGATATTGTGATTTGCtactatataaataacactgaattgaaataaattacacagTAAGATTAAATGAtatgggcagcacggtggtaaGCACTGTTGCtttacagcaagaaggtcctgagttcaatccCACCATCAGTGTGTCTGTACGTTTGCATGTCCTCCCCGTGTTTGcctgggttctctccgggtagtCCGGATTCCTCCCGCAATCCAGACATGCAGCTAGCGGgtataggttaattggaaacgaTAAATTCCCTTtaggtgcgaatggttgtctgtgtccgTGTGTTAGCCcagcgacagactggtgacctgtccagggtgtacccagaCACCAGCCCCCCCCCACCtacccgcgaccctgaaaaggataaactgaagaggatggatggattaaatcaggggtgtcaaactcaaaaacacagtgggccaaaattcaaaactggaacaaagtcgcaggCTAACGttgatatttattgaaatatatttattcctccagatataagaatgaatcttttcttatggactcaaacacattttgctaaaaaactgaatatggaacaagcaaagcttaatactaaacagtatatatatttgctgtataataccagtaggccagctctgatagtaatttggcccgcgggccagagtttgacaccttgTAACAGCCTATGgattaaataatacatttcgCATCAAACTAGGCACAGTGATGGTGCTTGATAACATGTTATACACgcactggaggagccagggatcgagcCACCCTCAATCATATGTGAACCCAGGGAGGAAAAGgtccctttgaacaggaagaaacctgcaggaGAACCAACCAAGGAGAGGCAACCATCTGCCACTATACCGGTTAGGGGTTAGTAGATGAAGACAGATCAGAAACATGCAGTGAAAGAGAGCcagaaattaataataactaaatacAGAGAGCTGTATAAACGCATAGTAAATGAAAAacgtgactgaagaagaaaattcAGTGCATCATCtgaatccccagcagcctagacctattgcagcAACTTCATCTATCATCGATTTTGTTATGTGCTATTGAATAACTTTTGGAATAAATAATGTATATAATGGAAtacatgaattaaataaattactAAAGATCTAACACCAGTGTTCATAGCAGTTTATAAGCAAGACATTCGTCTCCTCTAGAAATACATGAAATTTGGCAGCACAACTTATTTAAGATAAGTTATTTAAAATGGCTTACTTTGTAGCAAAAATAATAAGCCAATAGAAGGAAAATTAATGAGGAACCTGGTCTGTTTGCATCACTTATTTCTGAACTAAAATGTCTTTGGACTTGGATGAAGATGCAAAGTTAATTCTAAGATAATAAGGACAATGGACGGAATAATCCGCTAGGTGGCGCATGAGCAAAACAACTTCATAAGTGTAGTAGCCGAATGTGACAAATGTATAAAATGGTCAAAGGTGCATACTTGCTTGAGCCACTTGCTCTTATAACCGTGTCTgtctttggggggttttttgcaaAAGATTTCCACTTGTTCAAGTTTGGGCCTTTATGAGTTGTTTGGGCACGAGGGGCATTTTGTCAGCTTCGGAAATGATGTAATCATAGATTTATCCACTGTGATATCACCCTTTCACATAATGATCCTGATAATCCTACAGACTATAGGTGTATACTGTATGACATAATAATAAAGAGGTAACATCAAAAAGGCATAAGACATGTTAGGACAAGACAAGAAGAAAGGAAATCAAAACGAAAGCAAATAAACGTAAAAAAACATACAATGTTCGAATGATTCCTTCATAAGGACATAATAGCcctctcttatttctcttctttGCACCGATGCTGTAAATGcaggtcctgtgtgtgtgtttttatacaatattatacaattattattattcaaataCAATATTTTGGAAATATACTGCAGGCCTATGGaatttgaaaaaacaacaacaaatcagaCTGTGACTTCGCTAAAACTCAAACATATCACATACAGAGTAATACAGTAATACAGTGCAGACAGAAACTGCCACATTGTGCGTCCCTATAAAAAATATACACGTTTATTATTGTGGTAAAGGTTTCATATTGAtacttgtttaaataaaagaaacaattcaTTATTCTAATAAACGCACAAAAACGCCAGGCCTGACTTTAAAGCGCATAAGAAAAGAAATTAGGTTATAGTTCACTTTATCCTATTAATTAGACTTAAGCCTTCCTCAGCCCGTCGATCCCTTtcgtcagtgtgtgtgtgtgtgagagagacagggGTAGGGAGGTGGGAGGGGCTCCTAGAGGTGATAGTGCCTAGTTTAGCACTTTGCAACATGATCCGCGGAGAGGCCGGGCTTTGCGGCGCTGCATCCTGCCACACCGCGCCACATGGAGACCGGATACAGCCGCGGTAAACTGGGCATGATAAAGAAAGAAGGTGGACCATTTTCCTCCTCTGTCGGCTGGCTATATGTACTCGCACAGCATCAGCAGCTCCTGACAAAGCAAAGGCAGACGGAGACATGAGGGTGACgggaagtgctgctgctgctgctggagattCTTGCGGTCTGCGTCAAACCTCTCGGTCCTTCAGAAGATGATGCTCGCTGTGTCTCTTAAGGGACTTTTCTGGTTCGTTGTGTGAACCCACGCCACGCTGAAGGGGGTCTTTGTTAATATCTCGGGTTTAAACGTCCAGTAGCAGCAGCGGGGATAGTGATGGTCAACCCTTCTCCAGTTGCTCAATCACTGAATCACTGTCTGCATCTGCATTGTAAAGAGAAACTCACCCCGAGGGAGTGAGGGATTTTCAAGCAATATGCAGCGATAAAGAAACCACAAGtgttgctgttttatttaaaccagACAGAGCCATAGGTGGATGAACGGAGTTTTGTTATTTACCAACATGAGCTCGCTGTTTTTCTCCGATACTCCGTCCGGTCCGGTCTGCAGCGCTCCCACCGGGTCGGGCGCGGTGACCAGCGCCCTGCGAAACGACCTGGGCTCCAACATCCACGTGCTGAAAACCCTCAACCTGCGTTTCCGCTGCTTCCTCGCCAAAGTGCACGAGTTAGAGAGGAGAAACAAACTGCTGGAAAGCCAGCTGCAGCAAGCTCTGCAGAGACCGCAGTACCGCCACCTTTACACCCGTGAAGTCGCCGTGCAGACGGACGGTCCCGAGTCGAGACTGCCGGGCACCATCTGGAGTTTCACCCACGTCAGGAGGCAAGGGGAGCGCTTTGAGACCCTGCAAGGGCCCGGGGTGACATGGACGCATCCGGACGGAGTTGGTGTCCAAATTGACACAATTACCCCAGAACTGAGGGCTCTGTATAACGTGCTGGCCAAAGTCAAGCGGGAGAGGGACGAGTACAGGAAAAAGTGAGTAAAGTAAACACTATTAATGTGAAAGTTGTGTGCGGGTATTTTATATGCTCAAATAATCTCACGCTAGGATATGTCCAGTTGTAGTTTGCAGGGGAGCAGCAAGAAATTTAAGGCCTTGAGTGAATGGTGAAGCCCCCACCaccaaaatgtatttcttgATAAAAAGCTGCTAATAGGGAAGCTGTTCCCTTAAGCTCTTTCCTTTGCATTTACATAgatgcacagacacaaagataCTGAAAAGTTTAAAAGACATGTCATATCGTAACGGACAGACACACAATACCTGCAATTATTCCATATTATACTCTAGATTGTAATCAGTTACACAAAAGGTCTGACTCATTCAATGAGGGGAAACATGTTTTcctttacagtaaatctgggaATATAATTGCTATTGAATACACTTCTCACATGTTAAATAGTTCACTTTTGAGCAAAACTGTTTCTCAGTATTTGGGAAGTTAGGCAGGAACTCAGCCAGTTTTCAAGTAGTCTTTAAAGTTTCCACAAGACAAACCACACATTTGTCTCTTTATAAACTTCTACATTTACTTTGGATTGAAGTTAGCCGAACACGAGGACTGATCTGTCTgtcaagggggaaaaaagtttatTAAGAGACATGATTGGTAATTTTGGCTCATGTTGTCACTTCTAACTTATTATTGTGGCTTTTCTTCTCCCTTGTGGACGTGGTTAGACAATATATCCAGATGCTCATCTGACAGGTATAGAGGAGCGTGATGACAGCTATCACAGTGACAGAGTGTCACTTGAGCTAGTACATCCCATGAAGTATTCAGAGCCGAGTGGCTGTTTGGCACTTTAGTTAACCAAACACGTTTTTCCATGAATTTAACTGATCCcgtttttttcccatttctgcGGAAATTCCTTTGCACGGCTCAGTTTTCAGCAATTGTTCTCTTTTTAGTCATACTAATTGTGTCCGCCTGTGGACTCACTGTAGGATCCCCAGCTGACTGTGAGTGTGTGACTGCTGGCCGTCTTGGCCGGCTACTGGAGGGGTGTGGGGATTGCCAAGCAACCGCCTGCTTCTGTTTGGCGTCATGATTCaagcagagaggcatttttacAGGCCTCTGTCTGGTCGGTGAGGTCGTCTATGACGAACGCTTACTTCCGTGTGAGCACACTGACTCAGTGACACAGAATGTGTGTGTTCTCCCACTCCTCTGGGAAACTGGATATCCTGTCCAGTCATTCCTGTAACACCAGCATAtccttttttgtgcatttctgctGTGGACGATAAAGTGCAGTGACTGGGAGAGTGGCCAGATTTAAAATTCCTGCAGCTGAAATCCAAGATCTGGAtcttttttttggcaaaaaTGACTTTacatgtttgcttttaaaatgtatattaaatCACAAGAGttgtggaatttcttttacACCTGGATAAGTGACAAACAAAGTGCATTCCAAGCATGTTTTTATGGGCCAATAATCATTGTTATCGATTTGCctgcctctctctttccctccttgCTCTGAGCTTGATAATTGCATCATCGCTGAGTTCACTGccctgcttttctttctgtctcccaGTCTAAATCCTCTTTACTACTGTCACGTTTCAGCATTCAATCCCTGAGCCCCATCCTGCCATGccttttctgttctgtgttcTTTGTGTTCAGCCATTCCTTCGCTCCACCCTTCTGCAGGCCCTCCACCCCTTCGTCCCTCTCTGTGTGGTACAGACTGCTTTGTAAGGCGTCTTCATTCCCCATGGAGGCCACCACAGTGCTCTCCCACATTCAGGGTGATTTATTAAAGTTTTAGCAGTGTGGACACGCACAAAAAGATGGATCGGCAGTTGTCTTGTTTCTGATTTGGCCGCTTGCATTCCAACATGGTTACCATGAGCTGTTCAGATGTTTACTTCTGACATTTTACAGTGAAGCTCTTTCTGACCAAGAGGTAAAACAATGCACTCTGAACTAATTTCATGAGAGGTTATGTTGCAGAGGCTGCTTGAATACATAGAAGGGAGATTAATGCTAAACACCAGATtaacagaaatagaaaaaaaccctgGTCAGAATTCCaagaaacatcaaaatgaaactTAAGTAACAAATTTTAACAATCTGTCTAATCTTTGAACTTAAATTTCACCTTAAATTTGAACTTAAGTAATTATAAATTTGCAAAAATATTCACAGGTTAACAGCTACAATATAAACAACCATAAACCTGCTTGCAGATGTTGTAACTCTATTGTTTTATAGACTATACtatataatgttttaaaaaatcctttttCATCATCTGTTATGTATGTGAGCAGTGCTAATGGAGACCATTAAAGCATCTAAGACACAGAAAAAGAATGTTTTTCTCAaagaaaatatatgaaatacaacaaaagaGGTAGAGATaaccactttgttaggtacatctGTTTGTCTTCTAAATGCAAATAGCTAATCAGCCATTCACAGGGTAACAGCGCAATGAATTTGGGcttgtagacatggtcaagatggcCTGCTGAACTTCAAACCATCATcaaagcatcagaatggggaagaaaggtttAAGTGAGTTTGAATGTGATGTGGTTTTGGTGCCAAAcgagctggtctgagtatttcagaaactgctcatCTACTACTTTAAAGCAGTGAGCGGCTCTAGGTGAAAGCTCTTGTtaatgtcagaggagaatgaccagATCACTTCTGGCTGATAGGAGAGCAACAGTAACTGAAGTAACCACTCATTATAAACAAAGTATGCAGAGGTACatttctgaatgcacaacaacCTGTTTAGCAGCAGTAGAGGCTACGTTTCGCATGGACTCACCAAAATTTGAcaatagaagactggaaaaacattgcctggtctgatgagttacAATTTCAgaggtagggtcagaatttgatgTAAACAACCTAAAAACaaggatccatcctgccttccaTCAGTGGTTTAGGCTTGTGGTGGTCATACAGTGTGGTTGATATTCTATGGTACCCTTAGCACCAAGTGAGTatcgtttttttttatcattgtaTCATCTGCTGATGGATGCTTCCAGCAGAATAATGcgtcatgtcacaaagctcagatcatctcaaactggcaTCCTTAACAGGACAAAAAGTTCAATGTGCTCAAATCATCAGACATCAGTCCAGTAGAGCACGTTtgggatgtgcagctgacaaatctgcagcgaCTGTGTGATACtaacatgtcaatatggaccagaaTCTCTGAGGGATGTTTCTAGCAACCGTTTGAATCTATGTCATGAAGAATTAAGTCAGCTCTGAAGACAAAAGAGTTTCAACTCACTTCTAGCCGGGTGTACCGAAGGTGGTCGATGAGTGTATAGTTAGTGCAGTTCAGCAACCAAAAGTGTGAGTTCATTAAGGAATGATTTACATTTAAGAAAGATCTTCTGCAGGtgcagactgagacagagaagaagaaatcgAGTTGTTGTGCGATGCACtatcacaaataaaatgttcaaaattcATTGTTCCAAAAATCTCAACTGGCCTCAATCCTGTATCCAAATCAGTTTCTCTCCATTGTTCAAAATCCTATTTGTATAGAGAACAGCATGTTCTTTCAAAGCTAATCTGTATTTGTGCATCTGGAAAAGCTCTTAACTTCGTGTGGATTTTATCCAAAGTCTTACCTAACCTAtcagattctttcttttaattcattgctgtcatgtgaaaaagtctccctgctcaaacacacacagtcccaCTGTCTGTCTCCCGCACACTAGCATACTGCACCTATTGTCAAAGAAGAAGCGCTACAAATCAGACAACCAACTTAAATGAGTATCCACGTAATGCCACAATGTCGGGACTGTGGGGTTACATTTCTGTCACAGCCGTGCAAAGGAAGATGGGTAAGGTCATTGCCAGCACACCCAGTTCACACTGTTTTTATTCCTCCTTCTTCATTATGCTTTTATCACTTGGGGGTGTCAGTGTGACTCTCCCAGTAATTGCCGTCATTATGTGATAATGTTTGAAAGGCCATGAGAAGCGTTGCTGAAGCCGATGAGCATATCTGACAACCGGCAACACACGCTAAGAACAGATAGTGTTTCCAGTTCACTGTGACAGTTGTCTTGTCTTCATAGGCGGTGGCAATTTGCttaaagttttgcattttatattttttgcacaGAGATACCCCAGATGGCTTTAGCCATTATGCAGATTGCCGcacaggaggacaggcagggAGTGAAAGACGGCAG
This DNA window, taken from Astatotilapia calliptera chromosome 5, fAstCal1.2, whole genome shotgun sequence, encodes the following:
- the mrto4 gene encoding mRNA turnover protein 4 homolog, producing MPKSKRDKKISLTKTAKKGLESKQKLIQELRECVDTYRNLFIFSVANMRNNKLKDIRTAWKHSRFFFGKNKVMIIALGKRDTDEYKDNLHKVGKHLRGEVGVLFTNKTKEEVQEYFSHFKEVDYARAGNQAQMDVTLDEGPLEQFTHSMEPQLRQLGLPTALKKGVVTLLKDYEVCKEGDTLTPEQARILKLFGIEMAEFKVQIKCMWNSETGEFENFAGEEESMQDEEDDNDDEDDAE